Proteins from a genomic interval of Clostridium sp. AN503:
- a CDS encoding SufD family Fe-S cluster assembly protein, protein MDQIQQRILEEVADLHTVPEGAYNIRSNGQTAGRNTTANIDITSKTDGSGIDIRIQPGTVHESVHIPVVLSESGLKEMVYNDFYIGADSDVVIVAGCGIHNCGDQDSEHDGIHRFYVGKNAKVKYVEKHYGEGDGNGKRILNPGTEVYMEEGSSMEMEMVQIKGVDSTVRTTTAELAAGAKLVVRERLLTHGSQEAVSDYAVTLNGDDASADVVSRSVAKDQSFQKFDSRIIGNARCNGHTECDAIIMGDARILAIPQLEANNIDAALIHEAAIGKIAGEQIIKLMTLGLTEEEAENQIVNGFLK, encoded by the coding sequence ATGGACCAGATCCAGCAGAGAATACTTGAGGAGGTCGCAGATCTCCACACGGTACCGGAGGGAGCTTACAATATCCGCTCCAACGGACAGACCGCAGGAAGAAATACGACTGCGAATATAGACATTACATCCAAGACCGACGGAAGCGGGATCGATATCCGCATCCAGCCGGGCACAGTGCATGAGAGCGTGCACATTCCGGTGGTCTTGAGCGAGAGCGGATTAAAAGAGATGGTTTACAACGACTTTTATATCGGTGCGGATTCTGACGTGGTGATCGTGGCTGGCTGCGGCATCCACAACTGCGGCGACCAGGATTCTGAGCACGACGGCATCCACCGTTTTTATGTGGGTAAGAATGCCAAAGTGAAGTATGTGGAGAAGCATTACGGCGAGGGTGACGGCAATGGAAAGCGCATTTTGAATCCAGGCACCGAGGTGTACATGGAGGAGGGCAGCTCCATGGAGATGGAGATGGTCCAGATCAAAGGCGTGGATTCCACCGTGCGCACCACCACGGCAGAGCTGGCGGCAGGCGCCAAGCTGGTGGTGAGGGAGCGTCTTCTGACCCATGGAAGCCAGGAGGCAGTCAGCGATTATGCCGTGACCTTAAACGGGGATGACGCCAGCGCGGATGTGGTATCCCGCTCCGTAGCCAAGGACCAGTCCTTTCAGAAGTTCGACTCCAGGATCATCGGCAATGCCAGGTGCAACGGTCATACGGAGTGTGACGCCATTATCATGGGTGACGCCCGTATCCTGGCGATCCCTCAGCTGGAGGCCAACAACATCGACGCGGCCCTGATCCACGAAGCCGCCATCGGTAAGATCGCAGGGGAGCAGATCATCAAGCTGATGACCTTAGGCCTGACCGAGGAGGAAGCGGAGAACCAGATCGTCAACGGGTTTTTGAAATAG
- a CDS encoding Xaa-Pro peptidase family protein, with translation MFEERVARVLKNMEEKGLEQMLISDPPSIFYLTGRWILPNERLLALYLNRNGSHRLFVNKLFTVDGDIGVEKVWFSDTDPGCQIIAGCTDHEKPLGIDKKMAARFLLELMELGAGSSYKNASECVDKARRIKDEDEKEKMILASRLNDEAMLQFRSLIREGVTELQVAAGMNAIYKELGPLVSFGANAAVGHHKPDNTVLKEGDCVLFDVGCKKNSYCSDMTRTFFFKNVSERAREVYEIVKKANLAAQAVMKPGMRFCEIDKVARDIITEAGYGPYFTHRLGHCIGIEVHDAGDVSAVNQDVVEEGMIFSCEPGIYLPGELGVRIEDLMLITADGAVSLNKDSKELEIIN, from the coding sequence ATGTTTGAGGAGAGAGTTGCCCGAGTACTTAAAAATATGGAGGAAAAGGGGCTGGAGCAGATGCTGATCAGCGACCCGCCGTCCATCTTTTATCTGACCGGCAGATGGATTTTGCCAAATGAGCGTCTGCTGGCGCTGTATCTAAACCGGAACGGCAGCCACAGGCTGTTTGTCAACAAGCTGTTCACGGTGGACGGGGATATTGGCGTGGAGAAGGTCTGGTTTTCTGATACAGATCCGGGGTGCCAGATCATTGCGGGCTGTACGGACCATGAAAAACCGTTGGGTATCGACAAAAAGATGGCTGCCAGGTTCCTTTTGGAGCTGATGGAGCTTGGAGCCGGAAGTTCCTATAAAAATGCTTCTGAATGTGTAGATAAAGCCCGCAGGATCAAGGATGAGGACGAGAAGGAGAAGATGATCCTGGCTTCCCGGCTGAATGACGAGGCGATGCTTCAGTTCCGCAGCCTGATCCGGGAGGGTGTGACGGAGCTTCAGGTGGCTGCCGGAATGAACGCTATCTACAAGGAGCTTGGCCCGCTGGTAAGCTTTGGAGCCAATGCGGCGGTCGGCCATCACAAGCCGGACAACACCGTGCTAAAAGAAGGGGACTGTGTACTGTTTGACGTGGGATGTAAGAAAAACAGCTATTGCTCCGACATGACCAGGACCTTCTTTTTTAAGAACGTCAGTGAAAGGGCCAGAGAGGTGTACGAGATTGTAAAGAAAGCAAATCTTGCGGCACAGGCGGTCATGAAGCCTGGCATGAGGTTCTGCGAGATCGACAAGGTGGCCCGTGATATTATCACGGAAGCCGGTTACGGCCCGTACTTTACGCACAGGCTGGGACATTGCATCGGGATCGAGGTACACGATGCGGGGGATGTGTCCGCCGTCAATCAGGATGTGGTGGAAGAGGGGATGATCTTTTCCTGTGAGCCGGGGATCTATCTGCCGGGCGAACTGGGTGTGAGGATCGAGGATCTGATGCTGATCACCGCGGACGGCGCAGTCAGCCTGAATAAGGACTCCAAAGAACTGGAGATTATCAACTGA
- a CDS encoding AbgT family transporter, whose translation MKNTNQTKKRNWILRFLDKIEVAGNKLPTPLTIFFYLAVFVVVLSGIGKAMGWSAVGEMYNSGKGTVEETTITVVSLFSVKGLQYMLTSAVTNFTNYAPLGFTIVIMLGIGVAESSGYLNGLIRKVVKITPAQLVTPMVVFIGVMTNVAENAGYVVFIPLAAMIFKAYKKHPLAGIAAGFAGVSGGFSANLLIGSADATLSGFSTAAAQTLDPAYNVTPLSNWFFMIASTILITIVGTIITEKIVIPRLGPYKENGDGTLEEVSSQITSKEEYALKIANWVFVGIALFYVICCIPQNSFMRNPETGSLIDGSTLMNAIIPLFTLLFFIPSFVYGKLCGTFKSDKDVVASFNKSIASISGFVAMAFVAAQFTNYFSYTNIGRILSFKGADLLKNLNVNSVVLMMCFILVAGFVNLFMASASAKYAIFAPVFVPMFMKLGLSPELTQVAYRIGDSTTNIIAPVIAWIPYILTIMKKYDKDSGWGTLVSSMLPYSMAFLLSWSLMLALWMVLNLPLGPGAPVFYMLG comes from the coding sequence ATGAAAAATACGAATCAGACCAAAAAACGCAACTGGATCCTCCGGTTCCTGGATAAGATCGAGGTTGCAGGCAACAAGCTTCCGACACCGCTGACGATTTTCTTTTATCTGGCAGTGTTTGTAGTCGTGCTCTCCGGGATCGGCAAGGCCATGGGGTGGAGCGCCGTAGGAGAGATGTACAATTCCGGCAAGGGAACTGTGGAGGAGACGACCATAACCGTTGTCAGCCTGTTCAGCGTGAAGGGGTTACAGTACATGCTGACTTCCGCAGTCACCAATTTCACCAATTATGCGCCTCTGGGCTTCACCATCGTGATCATGCTCGGCATCGGCGTGGCGGAAAGCTCCGGTTATTTAAACGGGTTGATCCGCAAGGTAGTGAAGATCACACCTGCACAGCTTGTCACGCCTATGGTAGTATTCATCGGCGTCATGACCAACGTGGCGGAGAATGCGGGCTATGTTGTGTTCATTCCGCTGGCAGCCATGATCTTTAAGGCCTACAAGAAGCATCCGCTGGCTGGTATCGCGGCGGGATTTGCCGGTGTATCCGGCGGCTTCTCTGCAAACCTGCTGATCGGTTCTGCGGACGCCACACTGTCCGGATTTTCCACCGCGGCAGCTCAGACGCTGGATCCTGCATATAATGTTACTCCGCTGTCCAACTGGTTTTTCATGATCGCTTCCACGATTCTGATCACCATAGTAGGCACCATCATTACGGAAAAGATCGTGATTCCGCGTCTTGGGCCGTATAAAGAGAACGGGGACGGGACCCTGGAGGAAGTGTCCAGCCAGATTACTTCCAAAGAAGAATATGCGCTTAAGATCGCCAACTGGGTATTTGTGGGCATTGCACTGTTTTACGTGATCTGCTGTATTCCGCAGAACTCCTTTATGAGAAATCCGGAGACCGGCAGCCTGATCGACGGCTCTACCCTGATGAACGCGATCATTCCGCTGTTTACCCTGCTGTTCTTTATTCCGTCCTTTGTATACGGAAAGCTCTGCGGCACCTTTAAGTCTGATAAGGATGTGGTGGCTTCCTTTAACAAGTCGATCGCGTCGATATCCGGCTTTGTTGCCATGGCGTTTGTGGCGGCGCAGTTTACAAACTATTTTAGCTATACCAATATTGGCCGTATCCTGTCCTTCAAGGGGGCGGATCTGTTGAAGAACCTGAATGTGAACTCTGTGGTCCTGATGATGTGCTTTATCCTGGTGGCTGGATTCGTGAACCTGTTTATGGCTTCCGCTTCCGCTAAATACGCGATCTTTGCGCCGGTATTCGTGCCGATGTTTATGAAGCTTGGCCTTTCTCCGGAGCTGACCCAGGTGGCATACCGGATCGGCGACAGCACCACCAATATCATTGCCCCGGTCATTGCCTGGATCCCGTATATCCTGACCATCATGAAGAAGTACGACAAGGACAGCGGCTGGGGAACCCTGGTGTCCTCCATGCTTCCATATTCCATGGCATTTTTGCTCAGCTGGTCCCTGATGCTGGCGCTGTGGATGGTGCTGAATCTTCCGCTGGGACCGGGAGCACCTGTATTCTATATGCTGGGATAA
- a CDS encoding ATP-binding cassette domain-containing protein produces MLTLENVSFEVQAEKGQKEIIRNMNLTIDDHKFVVITGPNGGGKSTLAKLIAGIEKPTAGKIYFDGTDITEKNITERANMGISFAFQQPVRFKGIQVLDLIRLAAKKRLAPVDACKYLSEVGLCAKDYINREVNGSLSGGELKRIEIATVLARETKMSVFDEPEAGIDLWSFQNLIQVFERMRQKTDGSILIISHQERILNIADEIVVIADGRITKQGPKDEVLPQLLGTTSAVDACEKFYQGGAVK; encoded by the coding sequence ATGCTGACATTAGAAAACGTGTCTTTTGAGGTACAGGCGGAAAAAGGACAGAAAGAGATCATCAGGAATATGAACCTGACGATAGACGACCACAAGTTTGTGGTGATCACCGGGCCAAACGGCGGCGGCAAATCGACCCTGGCGAAGCTGATCGCAGGCATTGAGAAGCCCACAGCAGGTAAGATTTATTTTGATGGGACAGATATCACAGAGAAAAATATAACGGAACGGGCCAACATGGGTATCAGCTTTGCATTCCAGCAGCCAGTGCGTTTTAAAGGCATCCAGGTGCTGGATCTGATCCGCCTGGCGGCGAAGAAGAGGCTGGCCCCGGTGGATGCATGTAAGTATCTGTCTGAGGTGGGGCTGTGCGCCAAGGATTATATCAACCGGGAGGTGAATGGAAGCCTTTCCGGAGGAGAATTAAAGCGGATCGAGATCGCCACGGTGCTGGCGCGGGAGACGAAGATGTCCGTGTTTGACGAGCCGGAGGCAGGGATCGACCTGTGGAGCTTCCAGAACTTAATCCAGGTGTTTGAGCGCATGAGGCAGAAGACGGATGGTTCGATCCTGATCATTTCCCATCAGGAGCGTATTTTAAATATCGCGGATGAGATCGTGGTGATCGCAGACGGAAGGATCACCAAGCAGGGGCCGAAGGACGAGGTGCTTCCGCAGCTTTTGGGGACCACATCTGCCGTAGATGCCTGTGAGAAGTTTTATCAGGGAGGTGCAGTAAAATGA
- a CDS encoding CoA-disulfide reductase, whose amino-acid sequence MKTVIIGGVAAGMSAASKLKRLLKDDVEIVVYEKGGEVSYGACGIPFYISDHIKQGKELIARTAEEFSQSGIPVKTYHEVTAVDTDEKTVTVKNLHTGEVFTDTYDKLVIGSGAGVRHFPPFDKAYDNLFEIRDVADGTRVKKALFDESQKNVVIVGAGFIGLEVSEACKHYGKNVTVVELADHILASFDEEVSEALKAELEKNGVTVLTGTAVKSLAAENGRITRAIVESGGMTRELPVDILINSAGIAPATAFITNVKKAKNGAIYVNERMETSVADVYAAGDCSIMRSAITGEYTYAPLGTNANKQGRIIGDILGGAEPKPFKLIGSSALRLFGMDAAKVGLSEKEARANGLDYKAHMITGNSYASYYGGEKLNIKLIYDAKTRRILGAETYGQGIVVPRANYYAIAIYAGLTVDEMGFMDLCYSPPFSGVWDAALIASNTAR is encoded by the coding sequence GTGAAAACAGTTATCATCGGCGGAGTTGCCGCCGGAATGTCGGCAGCATCCAAGCTGAAACGGCTTTTGAAGGACGACGTGGAGATCGTGGTATACGAGAAGGGCGGCGAGGTTTCTTATGGCGCCTGCGGAATCCCATTTTATATCTCCGACCATATCAAGCAGGGAAAGGAGCTGATCGCCAGGACCGCGGAGGAATTCTCCCAGAGCGGGATCCCGGTTAAGACCTATCATGAGGTGACAGCCGTGGATACGGATGAAAAGACCGTCACCGTGAAAAACCTTCACACCGGCGAAGTATTTACCGATACGTATGATAAGCTGGTGATCGGAAGCGGCGCGGGGGTACGCCATTTCCCGCCATTTGACAAGGCCTATGACAATCTCTTTGAGATCCGCGATGTGGCGGATGGGACCAGGGTGAAAAAGGCCCTGTTCGATGAAAGCCAGAAGAATGTGGTGATCGTGGGCGCCGGATTTATCGGGCTGGAAGTGTCGGAGGCATGTAAGCATTACGGGAAGAATGTGACGGTCGTGGAGCTGGCGGACCATATTCTGGCTTCCTTTGACGAGGAGGTCAGCGAGGCGCTCAAGGCGGAGCTGGAGAAAAACGGCGTGACCGTTTTGACAGGCACCGCGGTAAAGAGCCTGGCTGCTGAGAATGGACGCATTACGAGAGCTATAGTGGAGAGCGGCGGCATGACCAGAGAACTGCCTGTAGATATTCTGATCAACAGCGCCGGGATCGCGCCGGCTACCGCATTTATCACCAATGTAAAGAAGGCGAAAAACGGAGCGATCTATGTAAATGAGCGGATGGAGACCAGTGTTGCGGATGTCTATGCAGCCGGGGACTGCAGCATTATGCGGTCCGCCATCACGGGGGAGTATACCTATGCTCCTCTCGGGACCAACGCCAACAAGCAGGGCCGTATCATCGGGGACATCCTGGGAGGAGCTGAGCCAAAGCCGTTCAAGCTGATCGGAAGCTCCGCGCTGCGCCTGTTTGGGATGGATGCCGCCAAGGTCGGACTTTCCGAAAAGGAAGCCAGGGCCAACGGCCTGGATTACAAGGCCCATATGATCACGGGCAACAGCTATGCCTCCTATTATGGAGGGGAGAAGCTGAATATCAAGCTGATCTATGATGCGAAGACCCGCAGGATCCTGGGGGCTGAGACCTATGGACAGGGGATCGTAGTGCCGAGGGCCAACTATTATGCCATTGCCATCTATGCCGGCCTGACGGTGGATGAGATGGGATTTATGGATCTGTGTTACTCACCGCCATTTTCCGGCGTGTGGGATGCAGCGCTGATCGCGTCCAATACTGCCAGATAG